The DNA window AGAGCTCCAGGAAATCCATCTTTCAACAAGTCAAGATTGTCGAAAACTGATCTGGGAAATAAAATTCTATCTTAGTGGCTGAGAATTTAGGTGAAACAGGTTAAAAAGAATATGCACAGTCCAACAACATGAATTATTGAACATAAACAGATTTCAAGACAGATAGATTGTTATAACTGAGATATCTTCTAGATTCACTTGCAGTAATTTGAGCAAATGCAAATAAAACTTGACACAACcttgaaaataaaaagtgagCACTTCTAACAGAAATGTaaagagaataaaatagaaGACAACCAATATTTACCTAATAATATTGTATTTTCAAAATCCTTACACGAAAGCAGTAGTCCAGTACATAATAACATTGATATGACACAATTATTCAATAATTCAGCTATATTGGActtggaaaatgaaaaatatatattgaacaTTAAAATGTTAAGCTCCACTTGATTTTCGAAGCAAATGCAAAGCCAGTGACCATTTCAGGTAATATTAGAGTAATGGAGTAAATATGGTACGTACAACAAGTTTGATTGTAATGCTGGCACATTGCGAAGAAGTAAAGTGAATAATGTAACGAGTCCAAAGGCCCCTGCTGCAAACCATTCTGGAACAGCTGCAGTCTCAAACAAATTGAGTTACTATTTGACAAGGAAAAGcgccaattttttatttttgacacgGGAATCCCCACTTGTTATTATAACTAGTAATTGAAGCCTATGAAGAATGATGAATAAACTACCTGTAGTTTCAGGTTGCAGGGTCATTCTTGGGACGACAACCGCCACAGGCTTATCATCCTCTGGAttgattaaaagaaaaagtgtaTAGTCATCTCCAAGTTTTTCCTGTTAGCCAAGTGCCATTTTGAAATAGTAAGAGCCCATGGTGATGTCCAACCTAAATTggagaaaaagagaggaaacttGAGCCACCTGCATTCTCTTTGATactttttcatatgtttttgcAGCCTGTCCTCGTAGATTCCCTTTAAATAGTACTCCACCCTATAAAAATAAGTAGAAGATATTTAAAAAGTGGAACCACAAAGAATTGCATATTAAGCTTCACATGAACCTAGAAGGCAAGCACAGAAACACAAGCCCATGACCATTTGCTTGAGAGGGTATCTGTAGTAGTTTAATCTTACCTTTTATGGTTGTATCTCAACTAAATTTAATagtttcaaacttttaaattattggCTCATGTTTGACTCGGAATTTTCTTAAATGAGATAGAAAAGAACATTTCAGCAGATAGCTCACCTCATATGGCTCCTGACTTGTAACAAAAAATGTGTCAAAACTAAATACTTGATTTCTGAGAATTTCAACTGTTTCCTTGGGGATCCTGATTGATTCATCGAGTTGTTGAGGTTGCTTGGGAAATAGTATCAATAGTAAGAAAAAGATCAACTTTACAGCCAAAAGGCAACATGAGAACCATGATAGAGGAGCAAACTGTAAACAATTTATCGAATGAATATTTAACCTAATGTTCCAACATTTACCACCTTGACATCGGGAAGAGGTGATCCACTCGCAACTTGAACATTGGTACCATCCTGCTTCAACCCAGGCTTAAGAAAATGAGAtggaaaaattgaaatagaattGCTTATTACCCACTATTACAAAGCAAATTCTGAATGCGAAGCAATAAGTATGTTGAAAATGCATTTGCAACGTAACCATATATGGATAGAAGCTATAGGGCACTAGAACATCAGCAATCCTCGGGCATTATAGTCATTGTATCTacttaaaaagtaaataattgtTCAAAGGGTTGACCATTAAAATAAGAAAGGTGTACCTCAACTCCAGTTTGTTCATTCAGTTGAGGCCCATCATTGTTTTCAAGACTTGTATTCTCCAATGGCTGATCATTATCCTAAAAGACTacaaaatgacttttcattcaCTAAAACTTTTTTTCCATTTAATTATTGCATTGAAGAATTCACCTGATGACTATTATTATCATCTTGAACAGAGTCGTCTTcctttaaaatacaaaataaactaagAGTAAGGCAGCCTGCACATCAAACACAAAATGGAATAGTGTGTGTACTGtagttataattaataaaaaaggaaaacctTGTTGTTGTCACTCAATCTGCAAACAAGGCCACGTTTCTTGCGGATGACAAATCTATGGtcagcaaaaataaataaaattgttaacAAGTTCATACattaaaaggcaaaaaaaataaacattcacCTTAAGAAATGCGTTGGTGGAGTAATTGAGGGAGAACATTGAAGCCGATTGTAACAGCAAGGGAGAACCGCCGGTAAGTTCATTTTTCAGCCTCttttgtttttgataaatatCTCTCTCGCTCTCTCTCTTATCCTTTACCGCCTAAAATTCTATAAACTTCATCCACTACCCAATGT is part of the Solanum stenotomum isolate F172 chromosome 8, ASM1918654v1, whole genome shotgun sequence genome and encodes:
- the LOC125872148 gene encoding probable zinc metalloprotease EGY2, chloroplastic, which translates into the protein MNLPAVLPCCYNRLQCSPSITPPTHFLRFVIRKKRGLVCRLSDNNKEDDSVQDDNNSHQDNDQPLENTSLENNDGPQLNEQTGVEPGLKQDGTNVQVASGSPLPDVKQPQQLDESIRIPKETVEILRNQVFSFDTFFVTSQEPYEGGVLFKGNLRGQAAKTYEKVSKRMQEKLGDDYTLFLLINPEDDKPVAVVVPRMTLQPETTAVPEWFAAGAFGLVTLFTLLLRNVPALQSNLLSVFDNLDLLKDGFPGALITAFLLGVHEVSHRLVATEIGIKLGIPYFVPSWQIGCFGAITRILNVVPNREDLLKVAAAGPLAGFSVGFILLLSGFILPPSDGIGIIVDPSVFHESFLAGGIAKLLLGDVLQEGSPISVNPLVIWAWAGLVINAINSIPAGELDGGRIAFAMWGRKASARLSALSIGLLGISSLFNDVAFYWLVLIFFLQRGPISPLSEELTHPQNKYMALGVVVLFLGLLICLPYPFPFSNQPAL